A region from the bacterium genome encodes:
- the uvrA gene encoding excinuclease ABC subunit UvrA, translated as MLPKDTIFIKGAREHNLKNIDVQIPRNKLVVITGLSGSGKSSLAFDTIYAEGQRRYVESLSAYARQFLGQMEKPDVDYIEGLSPAIAIEQRTASKNPRSTVGTVTEIYDYLRLLFARIGKPHCYKCKKPLTQQTVDEIVDQILKLKDKTKIQILTPLVRGRKGEYQEIFTNIRKEGFIRVRVDKKIYDLEEEIKLDKNKKHNIEVVVDRLILKTERSRLADSIETAFKLSKGIVFINIDEKEDLIFSSELACIDCGISYEELSPRMFSFNSPYGACPTCKGLGVKLEVDPDLVVPNKELSVYDGAIRPWGIPWERLQQTLERIARQYGFRLDVPFKELKKEHQHILLYGTQGEYYRTRFGTFRYWGGYEGIIPNLERRFKETDSELSREEISEFMTKQPCPVCEGTRLKKESLAVTIQNMSIGDVTKLSIKKAYEFFQNLKLNKKETLIAHQIFKEIKRRLEFLINVGLDYLTIDRSAGTLAGGEAQRIQLATQIGSGLMGVLYILDEPSIGLHQRDNKRLLNTLCCLRDLGNTLIVVEHDEATIRTADYVIDLGPGAGENGGFIIAQGTPQQIINDKASLTGKYLKGELKIPIPKHRVKSKAKFIEVKEASEHNLKNINVKIPIGLFTCITGVSGSGKSTLISEILYPALMQYFSRSHIKPGRHKEIVGLKYLDKVINIDQSPIGRTPRSNPVTYTGTFTHIRAFFSLFQESKIRGYKPGRFSFNVRGGRCEACQGDGIIKIEMHFLPDVYIPCEVCKGKRYNRETLEIKYKGKNIADVLDMTVDEALNFFANIPVIKRKLETLSDVGLGYIKLGQSSTTLSGGEAQRIKLSAELSKRATGRTLYLLDEPTTGLHFADIHKLLDVLMRLREAGNTIVVIEHNLDVIKSADYIIDLGPEGGDAGGEIVATGTPEEIVKNKNSYTGQFLVKALK; from the coding sequence GTGCTTCCAAAAGATACAATCTTTATTAAAGGTGCCAGAGAACATAACTTAAAAAATATTGATGTCCAGATACCGCGAAATAAATTGGTCGTGATTACTGGTTTGTCAGGCTCCGGTAAATCCTCATTAGCTTTTGACACAATCTACGCCGAAGGACAAAGACGATATGTGGAGTCATTGTCTGCCTATGCCCGTCAGTTTTTAGGGCAGATGGAAAAACCCGATGTTGACTACATCGAAGGACTATCCCCGGCTATTGCCATCGAACAACGAACCGCAAGTAAAAACCCCCGCTCTACCGTAGGCACTGTCACGGAAATATATGACTACCTCCGCCTTTTATTTGCCAGAATTGGTAAACCCCACTGCTATAAATGCAAAAAACCTTTAACTCAGCAAACCGTAGATGAAATCGTTGACCAGATATTGAAACTTAAGGATAAAACAAAAATCCAGATACTTACCCCATTAGTTCGAGGCAGAAAAGGAGAATACCAGGAAATATTTACAAATATCCGAAAAGAAGGTTTTATCCGAGTCCGGGTTGATAAAAAGATTTATGACCTTGAAGAAGAGATTAAACTCGATAAAAATAAAAAACATAATATTGAAGTCGTTGTGGATAGACTTATCCTTAAAACCGAACGAAGTAGATTAGCCGATTCAATCGAAACGGCATTTAAATTATCAAAAGGGATAGTTTTTATTAATATCGATGAAAAAGAGGATTTAATCTTTTCATCCGAATTAGCCTGTATAGATTGTGGTATCAGCTATGAGGAACTTTCACCCCGAATGTTTTCCTTTAATAGCCCTTATGGTGCCTGTCCTACTTGTAAAGGATTAGGGGTTAAGTTAGAAGTAGACCCTGACTTAGTTGTCCCAAATAAAGAGTTAAGTGTTTATGACGGAGCGATTAGACCCTGGGGAATCCCATGGGAAAGACTACAACAAACATTAGAACGAATTGCAAGACAATATGGGTTTAGATTGGATGTCCCATTTAAAGAACTGAAAAAAGAACATCAACATATCTTGCTCTATGGCACACAAGGAGAATATTATCGCACTCGATTTGGCACTTTCCGGTATTGGGGAGGATATGAAGGAATCATCCCAAATTTAGAACGACGATTTAAAGAAACCGATTCCGAATTATCCCGTGAAGAAATCTCAGAATTTATGACCAAGCAACCCTGCCCGGTCTGTGAAGGCACCAGATTAAAAAAGGAAAGTTTAGCCGTAACTATTCAAAATATGTCAATTGGCGATGTGACTAAATTATCTATTAAAAAGGCTTATGAGTTTTTCCAAAATCTAAAGTTAAATAAAAAAGAAACACTTATTGCCCACCAAATCTTTAAGGAGATAAAAAGAAGACTGGAGTTTTTAATCAATGTCGGATTAGACTATCTAACCATAGACCGTTCTGCTGGAACTTTAGCTGGCGGAGAGGCTCAGCGAATTCAATTAGCCACTCAGATTGGTTCTGGCTTGATGGGCGTGCTTTATATCTTAGATGAACCAAGTATTGGATTACATCAACGGGATAATAAGAGACTTTTAAATACCTTATGTTGTCTGCGGGATTTAGGAAATACATTGATTGTGGTTGAGCATGATGAGGCAACGATTAGAACCGCTGATTATGTCATTGATTTAGGTCCCGGGGCAGGAGAAAATGGAGGATTTATTATTGCTCAAGGCACTCCCCAACAAATTATTAATGATAAAGCCTCTTTAACCGGTAAATATTTAAAAGGTGAATTAAAGATTCCTATTCCCAAACATCGAGTTAAATCGAAAGCAAAATTTATTGAAGTCAAAGAAGCCTCAGAACATAATCTTAAAAATATCAATGTCAAAATCCCAATCGGGCTTTTTACCTGTATCACCGGGGTTTCAGGTTCTGGTAAAAGCACACTTATTAGCGAAATTTTATATCCCGCCCTGATGCAATATTTTTCTCGAAGCCATATTAAACCAGGCAGACACAAAGAGATTGTTGGATTAAAATATTTAGATAAGGTAATTAATATAGACCAGTCCCCAATTGGCCGCACCCCACGGTCTAATCCAGTTACCTACACTGGCACTTTTACACATATTCGAGCCTTCTTCTCTTTATTCCAGGAATCTAAGATACGGGGTTATAAACCTGGTCGATTCAGTTTTAATGTCAGAGGTGGACGATGTGAAGCCTGTCAGGGAGATGGAATTATTAAAATTGAGATGCACTTTTTACCAGATGTCTATATCCCGTGTGAGGTATGTAAAGGGAAAAGATATAATCGCGAAACCCTTGAGATAAAATATAAAGGCAAAAATATTGCGGATGTCCTTGATATGACTGTAGATGAAGCATTAAACTTTTTTGCCAATATTCCCGTAATTAAACGAAAGTTAGAGACCCTCTCCGATGTAGGATTGGGTTATATCAAACTCGGGCAATCATCTACGACCCTTTCTGGTGGAGAGGCACAGCGAATAAAATTATCTGCAGAATTAAGTAAACGGGCAACCGGGAGAACACTTTATCTTTTAGACGAACCAACAACTGGTTTACATTTTGCCGATATTCACAAATTATTAGATGTTCTGATGCGACTTCGGGAAGCAGGAAATACGATTGTGGTGATTGAACATAACTTAGATGTAATTAAATCAGCGGACTATATCATTGATTTAGGTCCTGAAGGTGGAGATGCCGGAGGAGAGATAGTCGCTACCGGTACACCTGAGGAAATAGTTAAGAATAAAAATTCCTATACTGGTCAATTTTTAGTGAAAGCACTAAAGTGA